AAAGCTTCCTGACGCAATATGCAACTATCACAAACGCAACAAGGTTTTTCTTTTCCTTTATAGCACGACCATGTAAGGCTATAATCGACATTGAGTTTTTTCCCAAGCTTAATTTCTTGTTCTTTTGATAAAAACATAAATGGTGCATGAATTTTTATAGGCATATTTTTTTCTACTGCACAAACTGTTCCTTTATTAATGGTTTGTTCCATTGATTCTATAAATTCTTGTCTGCAATCGACATATCCGGAATAATCGACCTGACTCACACCAATAAAAATGTCCTGAGCGCCAAGAGTTTCGGCATAGGAGGCTGCAATCGACAGGAAAATCATATTTCTTGCCGGAACATAGGTAATCGGAATATCCTTGCTTTTTTCATCGAAATCGGGGATATTTATAAAACTGTCGGTGAGAGCCGAGCCAC
The nucleotide sequence above comes from Bacteroidota bacterium. Encoded proteins:
- the queC gene encoding 7-cyano-7-deazaguanine synthase QueC, with translation MKKAVVLHSGGLDSTTLLYKATAENYEVYSLSFNYGQKHSKEINLAKLSAKKAGVADHKIVNLNLDLLGGSALTDSFINIPDFDEKSKDIPITYVPARNMIFLSIAASYAETLGAQDIFIGVSQVDYSGYVDCRQEFIESMEQTINKGTVCAVEKNMPIKIHAPFMFLSKEQEIKLGKKLNVDYSLTWSCYKGKEKPCCVCDSCILRQEAFKNAGMTDPLINY